A portion of the Cherax quadricarinatus isolate ZL_2023a chromosome 21, ASM3850222v1, whole genome shotgun sequence genome contains these proteins:
- the Hmgs gene encoding hydroxymethylglutaryl-CoA synthase 1 → MPSFKSSTEITGWPQDVGILAMEVYFPSQYVEQSELETFDGVSQGKYTIGLGQTRMGFCSDREDINSLCLTALSHLMEKTGVGYENIGRLEVGTETIIDKSKSVKTCLMQLFEDSGNTDVEGIDTTNACYGGTAALINAINWVESSSWDGRYAVVVAGDIAVYATGPARPTGGAGAVAMLVGPHAPLIMERGLRGTHMCHVYDFYKPDLSSEYPTVDGKLSIQCYLSALDACYQTFSRKSDSLKESASPPMSLDQLDAVIFHSPFCKLVQKSLARLAFNDFLSTPMDQVSSKYPGLEAFREKKLEDTYFDRDVEKAFMNYSESLFEAKTKPSLCIATQVGNMYTPSVYGGLASFIASNSVENLAGKRVVMFSYGSGLAATMFSLRISEDTGPDSALSNLVASLSDLGVRLEARSKVSPSVFAETMKLRQETHHKAPYAPVGTVEALFPGTWYLTRVDEMHRRQYERRPLTAVYPMSGVAGASTNTVMKEASAMATDMLSHQV, encoded by the exons ATGCCGAGTTTTAAGAGTAGCACAGAAATCACAGGATGGCCGCAAGATGTGGGCATTCTTGCTATGGAGGTCTACTTCCCATCCCAATATGTAGAGCAGTCAGAATTAGAGACATTTGATGGTGTCTCTCAG gGGAAATACACAATTGGTCTTGGTCAAACCAGGATGGGTTTCTGCTCAGATCGTGAGGACATCAACTCcttgtgtcttactgctctcTCCCATCTGATGGAGAAGACTGGAGTTG GGTATGAGAACATTGGACGCCTTGAAGTTGGAACAGAAACTATTATTGACAAATCAAAGAGTGTTAAGACCTGCCTGATGCAGCTGTTTGAAGACTCTGGCAACACTGATGTTGAGGGGATTGACACAACTAATGCTTGCTATGGTGGCACTGCTGCACTCATCAATGCAATCAATTGGGTGGAATCAAGCTCCTGGGATG GCCGATATGCTGTAGTGGTAGCTGGGGACATAGCTGTGTATGCAACTGGACCTGCACGacctactggtggtgctggggcAGTGGCCATGTTGGTGGGCCCCCATGCTCCATTAATAATGGAGAGAG GGCTTCGGGGAACGCACATGTGTCATGTGTATGATTTTTATAAGCCCGACCTTTCATCAGAATACCCAACTGTAGATGGAAAATTATCTATCCAGTGTTATCTCTCAGCACTGGATGCCTGTTATCAAACATTTTCCCGCAAGTCGGATTCCTTGAAGGAAT CTGCATCTCCACCCATGTCCCTAGACCAACTCGATGCTGTTATCTTTCACTCCCCATTTTGTAAGTTGGTGCAAAAGTCTCTTGCTCGTCTGGCTTTCAACGATTTCCTTAGCACTCCTATGGACCAAGTATCCTCCAAATATCCTGGTCTTGAGGCATTTAG GGAGAAAAAGCTGGAAGACACTTACTTTGACCGAGATGTTGAAAAGGCATTTATGAATTATAGTGAATCATTATTTGAAGCCAAGACCAAGCCATCATTGTGTATTGCTACACAGGTTGGCAATATGTACACACCCTCCGTTTATGGAGGACTTGCATCATTTATTGCAAG CAACTCTGTTGAAAATCTGGCAGGGAAGAGAGTAGTCATGTTTTCATATGGTTCTGGGTTGGCTGCTACAATGTTTTCTCTGCGTATATCAGAGGACACAGGACCCGACTCTGCACTCTCCAACCTGGTTGCTTCTCTCTCAGATCTTGGTGTAAGGCTTGAGGCCCGTTCCAAAGTTTCTCCCTCTGTGTTTGCAGAGACAATGAAATTGCGGCAGGAAACTCATCACAAAG CACCATATGCACCAGTGGGAACTGTGGAAGCCCTGTTTCCTGGCACCTGGTATTTAACTCGTGTGGATGAAATGCATCGAAGACAGTATGAACGTCGACCCCTCACTGCTGTATATCCCatgtctggtgttgctggtgcatcaacaaacactgtaatGAAAGAAGCTTCAGCCATGGCAACAGATATGCTTTCCCATCAAGTTTAA